A genomic segment from Bubalus bubalis isolate 160015118507 breed Murrah chromosome 5, NDDB_SH_1, whole genome shotgun sequence encodes:
- the LOC123465835 gene encoding cAMP-regulated phosphoprotein 19-like: MEDKVTSPEKAEEAKLKARYPHLGQKPGGSDFLRKRLQKGQKYFDSGDYNMAKAKMKNKQLPTATPDKTEVTGDHIPTPQDLPQRKPSLVASKLAG; this comes from the coding sequence atggaagataAAGTGACTAGTCCAGAGAAAGCtgaagaagcaaaattaaaagcaagGTATCCTCATCTGGGACAAAAGCCTGGAGGTTCCGATTTTTTAAGGAAACGATTGCAGAAAGggcaaaaatattttgattctgGGGATTACAACATGGCTAAAGCAAAAATGAAGAACAAGCAACTTCCTACTGCAACCCCGGATAAGACAGAGGTCACTGGAGACCACATTCCCACTCCACAGGACCTTCCTCAACGGAAACCATCTCTTGTTGCTAGCAAACTGGCTGGCTGA